The Bacteroidia bacterium genomic sequence GCCGGAGCTCAAAAGTTATGTGAAAAAACAGATTCACCGGCTGCACGAATGGTTGCAAAAGGTATTTCTCGCATTGGCAGACCCTTGAACGATATTAGTGCGGCTGTTGAAAATACAGGTAAGTTAGAAATTTACAAATTAGAAAAGAGGATGCCTTTCCTCGCTACCATCGCAGGAGCAGCGCCAATGCTTGGTTTCTTAGGTACTGTTACAGGAATGATTCTTACTTTCCATTCATTAGCACTTGCAGGAGATTCTGTAACTCCCGGTGATTTAAGTTCCGGGTTATATCAAGCAATGGTTACTACAGTTGCGGGGCTTATTGTGGGTATTTTAGCTTATTTAGGATATAACTTG encodes the following:
- a CDS encoding MotA/TolQ/ExbB proton channel family protein: MNQLFLFTLLQIQQAEGTVEAVVNTAPQDEELRLWDLMLTGGPIMIPIGLMLIFAIYLMTERYLNIKRAGKLDPNFMATIKDMVLNDNIAGAQKLCEKTDSPAARMVAKGISRIGRPLNDISAAVENTGKLEIYKLEKRMPFLATIAGAAPMLGFLGTVTGMILTFHSLALAGDSVTPGDLSSGLYQAMVTTVAGLIVGILAYLGYNLLTGMIEKVIYKMEVASVEFLDLLQQPAE